In Kitasatospora gansuensis, a genomic segment contains:
- a CDS encoding RICIN domain-containing protein, which yields MSRRTFLGAAGVASAATALPLIPGFSALLSQASAADTQSNLSKMVDMRFGMFNHFSLGTFTNEEWAEPNQSPTRFAPPSVNCAQWADAAVAAKMSYGFLTTRHHDGFALWPSAYGTQNVANSSYKHDVVQAYCDAFRAKGLKVGLYYSVWDRTFGVEAWESRHKVSGLQITDAIQPGHMTFILGQIRELLTNYGTIDMLMTDGYAWQMGQQAVSYQQIRSLVKELQPDCVMIDLGGLSEPFLGDAIFFEEPLGVTAPVGNTYAGMQGQTISNGWFWHPSTPTEGLLSKAAILSHLADLEPKYTSFILNCPPNRNGLLDPNVVNRLAEVGAAWSPNTARPPLPAQLLRAEHPVTPVNAYATGFHAGEGPFNAIDGLSDNRYETCWSTWGLPAPLPQSITIDLGGVWSNVSTLEYLPKQWSRNDSIDGDITSCTILTSTDGITFTQVATGTWAGNRKTKVVEWPNRNVGFVRIQVNAATGGYANISGVRIGGRSVRPALVSTTLPGDGTVYRLVARHSGESADVEGRRTTDGTKILQWPSLDQTNQKWTFVKTGDGYYKIKGVGSGKLLEVAGLSRADGGTIGIWGDANAPQQHWAVTPTGDGAFILTNRYSGLSLAVDEGSTADGAALEQQPYTSQTHQQWRIVAS from the coding sequence ATGAGTCGCCGTACGTTCCTCGGCGCAGCGGGTGTGGCGAGCGCCGCGACCGCGCTACCGCTCATCCCCGGCTTCTCCGCCCTTCTGTCGCAGGCGTCCGCCGCGGACACCCAGAGCAACCTCAGCAAGATGGTCGACATGCGGTTCGGCATGTTCAACCACTTCAGCCTGGGCACCTTCACCAACGAGGAGTGGGCGGAACCCAACCAGAGCCCCACCCGCTTCGCTCCCCCGAGTGTCAACTGCGCGCAGTGGGCCGACGCGGCGGTCGCCGCGAAGATGAGCTACGGCTTCCTGACCACCAGGCACCATGACGGCTTCGCCCTGTGGCCGAGCGCGTACGGCACCCAGAACGTCGCGAACAGCTCGTACAAGCACGACGTCGTCCAGGCGTACTGCGACGCCTTCCGGGCGAAGGGGCTGAAGGTCGGGCTGTACTACTCGGTCTGGGACCGCACCTTCGGTGTCGAGGCATGGGAGAGCCGCCACAAGGTGTCCGGGCTCCAGATCACCGATGCCATCCAGCCCGGCCACATGACCTTCATCCTCGGTCAGATCCGCGAGTTGCTGACCAACTACGGCACCATCGACATGTTGATGACCGACGGTTACGCATGGCAGATGGGGCAGCAGGCGGTCTCCTATCAGCAGATCCGTTCGCTGGTGAAGGAGCTGCAGCCGGACTGCGTCATGATCGACCTCGGCGGACTGTCGGAGCCCTTCCTCGGCGACGCGATCTTCTTCGAGGAGCCGCTGGGCGTCACGGCGCCGGTGGGCAACACCTACGCCGGCATGCAGGGGCAGACCATCAGCAACGGCTGGTTCTGGCACCCCTCCACCCCGACCGAGGGTCTCCTGAGCAAGGCCGCGATCCTCTCGCACCTGGCCGACCTGGAACCCAAGTACACCTCGTTCATCCTCAACTGCCCGCCCAACCGCAACGGTCTGCTGGACCCCAACGTCGTCAACCGGCTGGCGGAGGTCGGCGCGGCCTGGAGCCCCAACACTGCCAGGCCGCCACTGCCCGCCCAGCTGCTGCGCGCCGAGCATCCCGTCACACCGGTGAACGCGTACGCCACCGGATTCCACGCCGGCGAGGGCCCGTTCAACGCCATCGACGGGCTCAGCGACAACCGCTACGAGACCTGCTGGTCGACCTGGGGGCTGCCGGCGCCGCTGCCGCAGTCCATCACCATCGACCTCGGCGGTGTGTGGAGCAACGTCTCCACCCTGGAGTACCTGCCCAAGCAGTGGAGCCGCAACGACTCGATCGACGGCGACATCACCTCCTGCACCATCCTGACCAGCACCGACGGGATCACCTTCACCCAGGTCGCCACCGGTACCTGGGCCGGCAACCGCAAGACCAAGGTGGTCGAGTGGCCCAACCGGAACGTGGGCTTCGTGCGGATCCAGGTCAACGCGGCCACCGGTGGCTACGCCAACATCAGCGGCGTCCGGATCGGCGGCCGGTCGGTCAGACCGGCACTGGTCTCCACCACACTGCCCGGCGACGGCACCGTCTACCGGTTGGTCGCCCGGCACAGTGGTGAATCGGCCGACGTGGAGGGCAGGCGCACCACCGACGGCACCAAGATCCTGCAGTGGCCCTCGCTCGACCAGACGAACCAGAAGTGGACCTTCGTCAAGACCGGCGACGGCTACTACAAGATCAAGGGTGTGGGCAGCGGCAAGCTCCTGGAGGTCGCGGGCCTCTCCCGCGCGGACGGCGGCACCATCGGCATCTGGGGAGACGCCAACGCCCCCCAGCAGCACTGGGCCGTCACACCCACCGGTGACGGGGCCTTCATCCTCACCAACCGCTACAGCGGTCTCTCCCTCGCCGTGGACGAGGGCAGCACCGCCGACGGAGCCGCCCTCGAGCAGCAGCCCTACACGTCACAGACCCACCAGCAGTGGCGGATCGTCGCCTCCTGA
- a CDS encoding RICIN domain-containing protein: MLRRALTRALAALLSVTALLAGGSPARAATVTITNATQFTDTTGAVVHAHGGGAIKVGSYYYWFGENRNADNTFRAVSAYRSSDLKNWEFRRNVLTQATDPELAVANIERPKVIYNSTTGTFVMWMHKENGTDYTQARAAVAVSATVDGDYTWKGSFRPPTGTTSRDMTLFQDDDGTGYQITSAAGNADLQIWRLTADYTAYDRLTANPWAGTFREAPALFKRDGVYFLLTSGNSGWKPNQQKYATAGSIAGPWTAMSDIGDDTGYGSQTTFVLPVQGSSGISYLYLGDRWGNSMGGTVNDSRYVWLPLAFPTRTTMNLPWYPQVAIDTDAGPVTGVGGGPYYNLAARHSGRCLDVSDNSAADGAVALQYTCTGGLNQQWRLRDAGNGYVQILAQHSGKCLDVANGSTADGASVNQYRCTTGTNQQWQFQDQGSGYHRLVARHSGKCLDVADASTVNGARLIQWPCGTGANQQFQRRAA, encoded by the coding sequence ATGCTCCGACGCGCCCTCACCCGTGCGCTGGCGGCCCTCCTGAGCGTGACCGCCCTCCTGGCCGGCGGCTCCCCCGCCCGAGCGGCAACGGTCACCATCACCAACGCCACCCAGTTCACCGACACCACCGGCGCCGTCGTCCACGCCCACGGCGGCGGAGCGATCAAAGTCGGCTCGTACTACTACTGGTTCGGTGAGAACCGCAATGCCGACAACACCTTCAGGGCCGTCTCCGCCTACCGCTCGTCCGACCTGAAGAACTGGGAGTTCAGGCGCAACGTCCTGACCCAGGCCACCGACCCGGAGCTGGCGGTCGCCAACATCGAGCGGCCCAAGGTCATCTACAACTCCACCACCGGAACGTTCGTGATGTGGATGCACAAGGAGAACGGCACCGACTACACCCAGGCCCGTGCAGCCGTCGCCGTCTCCGCCACGGTCGACGGCGACTACACCTGGAAGGGCAGCTTCCGGCCCCCGACTGGCACCACTTCCCGCGACATGACCCTGTTCCAGGACGACGACGGTACCGGCTACCAGATCACCTCCGCCGCCGGCAATGCCGATCTGCAGATCTGGAGACTCACCGCCGACTACACGGCCTACGACAGGCTGACCGCCAACCCCTGGGCCGGTACCTTCCGTGAGGCTCCGGCGCTGTTCAAGCGCGACGGCGTCTACTTCCTGCTGACCTCCGGTAACAGCGGCTGGAAGCCCAATCAACAGAAGTACGCCACCGCCGGCAGCATCGCCGGCCCGTGGACGGCCATGTCCGACATCGGTGACGACACCGGCTACGGATCCCAGACCACGTTCGTGCTGCCCGTGCAGGGAAGCTCCGGCATCTCCTATCTCTACCTGGGCGACCGCTGGGGCAACTCCATGGGCGGCACCGTCAACGACTCCCGGTACGTCTGGCTTCCGCTGGCCTTCCCGACCCGGACCACCATGAACCTGCCGTGGTACCCGCAGGTCGCCATCGACACCGACGCCGGCCCGGTCACCGGCGTGGGCGGCGGCCCGTACTACAACCTGGCGGCCCGGCACAGCGGCAGGTGCCTCGACGTCTCCGACAACTCCGCCGCCGACGGTGCGGTCGCCCTGCAGTACACCTGCACCGGCGGTCTCAACCAGCAGTGGCGGCTCAGGGACGCCGGCAACGGGTACGTCCAGATCCTCGCCCAGCACAGCGGCAAGTGCCTCGACGTCGCGAACGGCTCGACCGCCGACGGCGCCTCCGTGAACCAGTACCGCTGCACCACCGGGACCAATCAGCAGTGGCAGTTCCAGGACCAAGGGAGCGGCTACCACCGGCTCGTCGCCCGGCACAGCGGCAAGTGCCTCGACGTGGCGGACGCCTCCACCGTCAACGGCGCCCGCCTCATCCAGTGGCCCTGCGGCACCGGCGCCAACCAGCAGTTCCAGCGGCGCGCGGCGTAA